Proteins found in one Stigmatopora nigra isolate UIUO_SnigA chromosome 15, RoL_Snig_1.1, whole genome shotgun sequence genomic segment:
- the LOC144208862 gene encoding uncharacterized protein LOC144208862 isoform X2: MSGRTGRRQFKFGLLFHMGSMLHVPSYLSISVTTTTLHVSLKNYVVRFLSINKSRRNTFNLIKQRRDISEQFYWHQHVQNTRALEVTGEATEPDQVSTCSSSCVPSTLTPLSLLSQMKFILFTINMQLFSHHLEETGPDQDSGGSGDLPKLRTGSFEVKSRFLWLMMVK; the protein is encoded by the exons ATGTCAGGTCGAACAGGtcgtcgacaatttaagtttgGGCTTCTTTTCCACATGGGATCAATGCTGCATGTGCCCAGTTATCTTAGCATTAGCGTCACGACTACCACGCTCCACGTTTCCCTTAAAAATTATGTTgtccgttttctctccattaaTAAGTCGcgtagaaatacttttaatttaatcaaacaacgcCGAGACATCAGCGAGCAGTTTTACTGG CATCAACATGTCCAGAACACTCGTGCCCTTGAGGTTACAGGAGAGGCAACTGAGCCAGACCAAG TATCCACATGCAGCTCTTCCTGTGTGCCCAGTACACTCACCCCCCTGAGCTTACTGAGTCAGATGAAG TTTATCCTGTTTACCATCAACATGCAGCTTTTCTCTCACCACCTTGAGGAGACTGgaccagatcaag ACTCTGGAGGATCAGGTGATCTTCCCAAGTTGCGCACTGGCAGTTTTGAG GTAAAGTCCAGATTTCTCTGGCTCATGATGGTAAAGTGA
- the LOC144208862 gene encoding uncharacterized protein LOC144208862 isoform X1 encodes MSGRTGRRQFKFGLLFHMGSMLHVPSYLSISVTTTTLHVSLKNYVVRFLSINKSRRNTFNLIKQRRDISEQFYWHQHVQNTRALEVTGEATEPDQVSTCSSSCVPSTLTPLSLLSQMKFILFTINMQLFSHHLEETGPDQDSGGSGDLPKLRTGSFEVEKIIYINVNFFLLSVQMYSF; translated from the exons ATGTCAGGTCGAACAGGtcgtcgacaatttaagtttgGGCTTCTTTTCCACATGGGATCAATGCTGCATGTGCCCAGTTATCTTAGCATTAGCGTCACGACTACCACGCTCCACGTTTCCCTTAAAAATTATGTTgtccgttttctctccattaaTAAGTCGcgtagaaatacttttaatttaatcaaacaacgcCGAGACATCAGCGAGCAGTTTTACTGG CATCAACATGTCCAGAACACTCGTGCCCTTGAGGTTACAGGAGAGGCAACTGAGCCAGACCAAG TATCCACATGCAGCTCTTCCTGTGTGCCCAGTACACTCACCCCCCTGAGCTTACTGAGTCAGATGAAG TTTATCCTGTTTACCATCAACATGCAGCTTTTCTCTCACCACCTTGAGGAGACTGgaccagatcaag ACTCTGGAGGATCAGGTGATCTTCCCAAGTTGCGCACTGGCAGTTTTGAG GTGGAGAAAATCATCTACAtcaatgtgaatttttttttactaagtgtgcaaatgtattccttttaa